TTTACTGAAGAACAAGCCGCGCAGTTTCCGTTTGATCATCTAGATCCAACAAAGCTCATTCCCGAAGAATTAGTGCCGCTTAAAGTTATCGGCCGTTTTGTACTTAATAAGATGCCTGATAATTTTTTTGCCGAAACCGAGCAAGTGGCATTCTGTCCGGCCAATATCGTGCAGGGCATTGATTTTAGTAATGATCCACTACTGCAAGGCCGATTATTTTCTTACTTAGATACCCAGCTCTCGCGTTTAGGTGGCCCTAATTTTCAACAAATCCCCATTAATGCGCCTAAATGCCCGTTTGCCAATCAGCAACGCGATGGCCACATGCAAATGCAGATCCCTAAAGGCCGAGTGGCTTATGAGCCCAGCTCACTAGAGCCGCAATCACCTAAAGCAACCACAGCAGGCTTTGCTAGTTATACGCACGATGAAAACAATCAAGTTAAAGGTCGCGTGCGTCCTGAAAGTTTTGCTGATCATTATTCACAAGCGCGGCAGTTTTACTGCAGCCAAACGCCTGAAGAGCAACGGCATATTCAGTCAGCCTATGCCTTTGAGTTATCCAAAGTCGAAACGCTAGCAGTACGCGAGCGCATGATCAGTCACTTACTTAATATTGATCAAACACTAGCCAAGGCAGTAGCTGAGCAACTGAATATAAAGCCATTGCCTAAAGCCTTTAGCACCGCAACTCCCGCCACAGATCAACCTGTTTCACCTGCCCTACAAACCATTGGCAAAATGCAAAATACTCTGCAAGGTCGCACAGTGGGCATTTTGATCGCCAATAAAAGTAATGCTGAGCAAATTCACGGCATTCAGTCGGCCGCTGAACAAGCGGGTGCCATTGTCAAAATCATTGCGCTTAAAACAGGCGATATTACGCTGTCTGATGGCTCCACAATCACTGCAGATGGCAAGTTAGCAGGCATGCCCTCGGTAATCTTAGATGCAGTAGCACTGGTACTCATGCCCGATGAGGTGACTCAACTTAAAACCAATATCGCCGCCATTAGCTTTATTAACGATGCCTATTATCATTGTAAGGCAATTGCTCACTGTAAAGGCTCACAAGCCTTGCTGGATCATTGCCATATCACTAAAGATGCGGGGATTATTCCCATTGAGCACATTGCAGACTTTATCACTGCGGCTAAACAACGTTTCTATCAGCGTGAACCATAACTCCTAACACTTAACGCAAGTTAAGCCGCTAATCGCAGCTATCACCCAGCTGCGATTGGTTTTAACCTAGTCCTACTGAATTTTGCGTTGCTTTTGACTTCCAGAATTCACAATAACGGGTTAAGGTGAAAGCCAAAGAAATTGATCGGCTCACTGCAGCTACCGTTTTGCCCCCGCATGTATTGACCTGCCGCATAACCAGCTCTTGAATCAGCAATTATTCATCCATTATCCTGCTTGTTTGCGCCTAAAGCGGTTGTTTTAGCCTTTGCCAGCAAGATAGCTTCAAATTTTGCTATATTTGGCCGTTTATCGGTTTCTTTGAATGATGCTATGTATAATTCTTAGCTAGCCGCACTGGATCGCCGGCTTATGCGACCTCCGACCTGTGAGTAAATGAGTAACACCATGGCTGACTTACCAATTGATGACTTAAATATTGTGTCGAATGTGACCTTGATTACGCCAGAGCAACTCAAAGCTAAAATGCCGTTAACCGAAACGGCGCATAAAACTGTTGCTACTGCCCGCCAAGTGGTGCGAGATATTTTAGATGGTAAAGACCACCGTTTATTTATTGTGATCGGCCCTTGCTCGATTCACGATCTCAAAGCCGCCCACGAGTATGCTGACCGTTTAAAAGTGTTAGCAGAAGAAGTGTCAGATACTTTATATCTCATCATGCGGGTTTATTTTGAAAAGCCGCGTACCACAGTTGGTTGGAAAGGGTTAATTAACGACCCCTATTTGGATGACACCTTCCAAATTGAAGATGGCTTACACATTGGCCGTAAATTACTGCTTGATCTGGCCGAAAAAGGTTTACCCACAGCCACTGAAGCACTTGATCCTATTACCCCGCAATACTTGCAGGATTTAATTAGCTGGTCAGCCATTGGCGCCCGTACCACTGAATCCCAGACTCACCGTGAAATGGCCTCTGGCCTATCTTCTGCAGTGGGTTTTAAAAATGGTACCGACGGCGGCTTAACCGTGGCAATTAATGCCCTGCAGTCGGTGTCAAACTCGCACCACTTTTTAGGCATTAACCAACAAGGTAGCGTGTCACTGGTTAAAACCAAAGGTAACCCTTATGGGCACGTGGTATTACGTGGCGGTAATGGTAAACCCAACTATGACTCTGTCAGTGTGGCGCTGTGCGAGCAAGAGCTGGTCAAAGCAAAAATCACGCCCAACATTATGATTGACTGCAGCCACGCTAACTCAAACAAAGACCCTGCCCTGCAACCTTTAGTGCTGGAAAATATCACCAATCAAATTGTTGATGGTAATACCTCAATTAACAGCTTGATGGTGGAAAGCCACCTTGGCTGGGGTAATCAATCAGTGCCTGAAAACCTAGAAGACTTGCAATACGGCGTTTCCATTACCGACGCCTGCATTGACTGGGAAACCACTGAAAAATGCATTCGTGATATGCATGCCAAGCTCAAGGATGTACTACCTAAGCGTAAGCGTTAAGCTTAATCAGCTAGTTAGATTTACTCGTAACACAATCAAGCAGCCTAGAGCTGCTTGATTGCTTTAAGCACCAACAAAAAGCATAAGCAAATAGCTATATATTCTTTTATGGAATAATAAGCCTTAGCTATAGTGCCCCACATCATTCGTTAATATGTGCGGAGTCACTATGAAATCTTTACTGTCTTTTTCACTGTTGGCTGCTAGCATCGCTGTCAGCAGTGCACTACAAGCCGCGCCTTTGCTTAACGTCTCCTACGATGTCATGCGCGACTTTTATAAAGAGTACAACCCGGCTTTTCAAAAGCACTGGGTGGCTGAAGGGAATAAACCGATTCAGATTCAAATGTCTCACGGCGGTTCAACCAAACAAGCCCGCTCAGTAATTGATGGCTTACCAGCAGATGTCATCACCATGAATATGGCCACGGATATTAATGCACTGCATGAGTACGGCAATCTAATTCCTGCGGATTGGGCTAAAGCCTTGCCTAATAACAGTGCTCCCTTTACCTCGGCTACGGTATTTATCGTCCGCAAAGGTAACCCGAAAAATATTCAAGACTGGCCTGACTTAGTCAAAGAAGGCACAGAAATTATTGTGCCTAACCCTAAAACCTCAGGTAATGGTCGCTACACCTACCTCTCAGCCTGGGCATATACCTTAAACAATGGTGGCTCCGAACAAGATGCAAAAAACTTTGTCGGCAAGTTATTTAAACAAGCTCCAGTCTTAGATACTGGCGGCCGTGCAGCAACCAGCTCATTTATGCAAAACAAATTAGGCGATGTCCTAATCACCTTTGAAAACGAAGCAGAAATGATTGCCCGTGAGTTTGGCCGTGGTGGTTTTGAGGTGGTTTACCCAAGTGTAAGCGCTGAAGCTGAA
The sequence above is a segment of the Thiopseudomonas alkaliphila genome. Coding sequences within it:
- a CDS encoding sulfate ABC transporter substrate-binding protein codes for the protein MKSLLSFSLLAASIAVSSALQAAPLLNVSYDVMRDFYKEYNPAFQKHWVAEGNKPIQIQMSHGGSTKQARSVIDGLPADVITMNMATDINALHEYGNLIPADWAKALPNNSAPFTSATVFIVRKGNPKNIQDWPDLVKEGTEIIVPNPKTSGNGRYTYLSAWAYTLNNGGSEQDAKNFVGKLFKQAPVLDTGGRAATSSFMQNKLGDVLITFENEAEMIAREFGRGGFEVVYPSVSAEAEPPVAVVDKVVDRKGSRPQAEAYLKYLWSDEAQKIAAENYLRPRNQEILKQYADRFPEVEFMPVEKTFGPWDQIQKEHFNDGGIFDQVYAQ
- a CDS encoding 3-deoxy-7-phosphoheptulonate synthase; its protein translation is MADLPIDDLNIVSNVTLITPEQLKAKMPLTETAHKTVATARQVVRDILDGKDHRLFIVIGPCSIHDLKAAHEYADRLKVLAEEVSDTLYLIMRVYFEKPRTTVGWKGLINDPYLDDTFQIEDGLHIGRKLLLDLAEKGLPTATEALDPITPQYLQDLISWSAIGARTTESQTHREMASGLSSAVGFKNGTDGGLTVAINALQSVSNSHHFLGINQQGSVSLVKTKGNPYGHVVLRGGNGKPNYDSVSVALCEQELVKAKITPNIMIDCSHANSNKDPALQPLVLENITNQIVDGNTSINSLMVESHLGWGNQSVPENLEDLQYGVSITDACIDWETTEKCIRDMHAKLKDVLPKRKR
- a CDS encoding catalase, with protein sequence MSNDKTTTQCPFHRGNADEIHQRAEDYSAPALTTNQGLEISDNQNSLHMLGKGPTLLEDFILREKITHFDHERIPERIVHARGSAAHGYFELTESLAEYTTAKVLTEVGKKTPMFARISTVAGGAGSVDTPRDIRGFALKFYTEQGNWDIVGNNVPVFFIQDAIKFPDLIHAVKMEPDRGFPQAASAHDTFWDFVSLMPESMHTVMWVMSDRAIPRSLRMIEGFGVHSFRLINAEGKSTFVKFHWRPKLGVQSTLWDEAVKIAGADPDYHRRDLFEAITQGHYPEWEFSVQLFTEEQAAQFPFDHLDPTKLIPEELVPLKVIGRFVLNKMPDNFFAETEQVAFCPANIVQGIDFSNDPLLQGRLFSYLDTQLSRLGGPNFQQIPINAPKCPFANQQRDGHMQMQIPKGRVAYEPSSLEPQSPKATTAGFASYTHDENNQVKGRVRPESFADHYSQARQFYCSQTPEEQRHIQSAYAFELSKVETLAVRERMISHLLNIDQTLAKAVAEQLNIKPLPKAFSTATPATDQPVSPALQTIGKMQNTLQGRTVGILIANKSNAEQIHGIQSAAEQAGAIVKIIALKTGDITLSDGSTITADGKLAGMPSVILDAVALVLMPDEVTQLKTNIAAISFINDAYYHCKAIAHCKGSQALLDHCHITKDAGIIPIEHIADFITAAKQRFYQREP